A stretch of the Balearica regulorum gibbericeps isolate bBalReg1 chromosome 15, bBalReg1.pri, whole genome shotgun sequence genome encodes the following:
- the ALG1 gene encoding chitobiosyldiphosphodolichol beta-mannosyltransferase isoform X2, whose product MLKIDQPSYILLQNPPGLPSIAVAWVACLFWRSKLIIDWHNYGYTIMSLNHGRNHPLVQIAKWYEKLFGRLSDYNLCVTNAMKEDLWVNCNIKAVTLYDKPASYFKETSLELQHHLYMKLAKNYEAFKPRTESLSWKAERSAFTEMDEKNGRVVKTKGRPALLISSTSWTEDEDFSVLLKALEDYEQYINEGVKLPPLVCVITGKGPLKDYYNGLINKMHFKHIQICTPWLEAEDYPLLLGSADLGVCLHKSSSGLDLPMKVVDMFGCCLPVCAIYFECLHELVKHNENGLIFRDSNELAEQLKMLFSEFPTLEGKLHSFRKNLRASKQLRWDESWDQTVLPLLGQNE is encoded by the exons ATGCTGAAGATAGATCAGCCGTCCTATATTCTTCTTCAG AATCCTCCAGGCTTACCCAGTATAGCTGTTGCCTGGGTCGCATGTCTTTTCTGGAGGAGCAAACTGATAATTGATTGGCACAACTATGGATATACTATAATGAGTCTGAATCATGGAAGAAATCACCCACTAGTACAAATTGCAAAATG GTACGAAAAGCTGTTTGGGCGTTTGTCTGACTATAACTTGTGCGTCACTAATGCAATGAAAGAAGATCTATGGGTGAATTGTAACATAAA GGCAGTAACACTGTATGACAAGCCAGCTTCTTATTTCAAGGAAACTTCGTTAGAACTTCAACATCATTTGTACATGAAACTTGCCAAAAACTATGAGGCTTTTAAACCACG TACAGAGTCTCTCAGTTGGAAGGCCGAGAGGTCTGCCTTTACagaaatggatgaaaaaaatgGGCGCGTGGTAAAAACCAAAGGACGGCCAGCTCTTCTAATCAGCAGCACAAGCTGGACAG AGGATGAAGACTTTTCAGtccttttaaaagctttagaaG ATTATGAGCAGTATATCAATGAAGGAGTCAAGCTTCCACCTTTAGTATGTGTGATAACAG gTAAAGGACCTCTAAAAGACTACTACAATGGACTGATAAACAAAATGCACTTTAAACATATCCAGATCTGTACACCGTGGCTTGAAGCTGAGGATTACCCTCTTTTGCTTG GCTCCGCAGACCTGGGGGTGTGTCTCCATAAATCATCGAGTGGTTTGGATTTACCCATGAAGGTGGTAGATATGTTCGGCTGTTGTTTACCTGTGTGTGCAATATATTTTGAATG TTTACATGAACTTGTGAAACACAATGAAAATGGTCTGATATTCAGGGACTCGAATGAACTTGCAGAACAACTAAAG ATGCTTTTCTCAGAATTTCCTACCCTGGAGGGCAAACttcacagcttcagaaaaaatcTCCGTGCGTCCAAGCAGCTGCGCTGGGATGAGAGTTGGGACCAGactgttcttcctttgcttgGGCAGAATGAATGA
- the NAGPA gene encoding N-acetylglucosamine-1-phosphodiester alpha-N-acetylglucosaminidase: MAACGAAGAAGGGSGRRRPGRAVVAAAALAALGWLQAARGAGSPPSDPLLQPYFPARHGPRHHHRHVRDCQPLKYGNVTHQTWPSDNGTGGPVATTRTFVSYVPSGGEDRRAVYGHFTFVRNPLRTFSVLEPGGTGGCQAHRRAPVEETAKLGKCLVAQNGGYFDMRTGECLGNVVSDGKLVRNSGGLQNAQFGIRKDGTMVFGYLSEEDVLDQANPFVQLVSGVVWLLRDGEVYIHQSQMAECDEIQTTGTFDKFINVISARTAVGHNRQGQLVLVHVDGQTESRGVNLWEMAEFLKKQGIINAINLDGGGSATLVLNGTLASYPSEHCSFDNMWRCPRSISTVVCVHEPACEPADCSGHGDCVEGECRCAGGFWRGPACDILDCGPSNCSLHGICTDAGCRCDAGWTGSSCSEACPSGFYGDACTQKCQCRNGGSCDPMHGACSCPAGYYGTSCEQECPMGWYGPNCQKPCACEHACPCDRETGSCNVTYDSAIQDQLNKAGQCLASQNKGRSKKFSLSEKTCVSVTSVLALLLVISALGNAGLFLKARSERHRESGRYLYQPLREMNGEASHPSTSAACEPEDPQDQSQALLQSPG; encoded by the exons ATGGCGGcctgcggggcggcgggggccgcgggcgggggcagcgggaggcggcggccggggcgggcggtggTGGCGGCAGCGGCGCTGGCGGcgctgggctggctgcaggcagcgcgCGGCGCCGG GAGCCCCCCCAGCGACCCGCTGCTGCAGCCCTACTTCCCGGCCCGGCACGGCCCTCGCCACCACCACCGGCACGTCCGAGACTGCCAGCCCCTCAAGTACGGCAACGTAACGCACCAAACCTGGCCCAGCGACAACGGGACGGGCGGCCCAGTGGCTACCACCAGAACGTTTGTTTCTTACGTCCCCTCAGGGGGCGAGGACCGCAGGGCGGTCTATGGCCACTTCACTTTCGTGAGGAACCCCCTGAGGACCTTCTCCGTGCTGGAGCCGGGCGGCACGGGAGGCTGCCAGGCTCACCGCAGAGCCCCCGTGGAAGAAACCGCAAAGCTCGGGAAGTGTCTGGTGGCCCAGAACGGCGGGTACTTCGACATGAGGACCGGAGAGTGCCTTGGGAACGTCGTGAGCGATGGAAAGCTGGTGAGAAACTCTGGAGGCCTGCAAAACGCTCAGTTTGGCATCCGGAAGGATGGCACCATGGTGTTCGG TTACCTGTCTGAGGAAGATGTCTTGGATCAAGCAAACCCTTTTGTGCAGCTTGTGAGCGGAGTGGTTTGGCTCCTAAGAGATGGAGAAGTGTACATCCATCAGAGCCAAATGGCTGAGTGCGATGAAATTCAAACCACAG GAACCTTTGACAAGTTCATCAATGTGATATCAGCCAGGACTGCGGTTGGACACAACAGGCAGGGGCAGCTGGTCTTGGTTCATGTGGATGGACAGACAGAATCCAGAGG GGTCAACCTCTGGGAAATGGCTGAATTTTTGAAGAAACAAGGAATCATCAATGCCATCAACCTGGATGGTGGAGGGTCTGCAACACTGGTCTTAAACGGGACCCTGGCAAGCTACCCGTCTGAGCACTG CTCCTTTGACAACATGTGGCGCTGCCCTCGGAGCATCTCGACCGTTGTGTGCGTCCATGAGCCCGCCTGCGAGCCCGCAGACTGCAGCGGTCACGGGGACTGCGTGGAAGGGGAGTGCCGTTGCGCCGGGGGCTTCTGGAGGGGCCCAGCCTGTGACATTTTGGACTGCGGCCCTTCCAACTGCAGCCTGCACGGCATCTGCACCGATG CTGGATGCCGGTGCGATGCTGGCTGGACCGGCAGCAGCTGCAGCGAAG CTTGTCCGAGCGGTTTCTATGGGGATGCTTGCACCCAGAAATGCCAGTGCCGCAACGGTGGCTCGTGTGACCCCATGCACGGAGCCTGTTCCTGCCCCGCTGGGTACTACGGCACCAGCTGCGAGCAAG AGTGTCCCATGGGCTGGTATGGACCGAACTGCCAGAAGCCCTGTGCGTGTGAACACGCGTGTCCCTGCGACCGGGAGACAGGCAGCTGCAACGTCACCTACGACTCGGCCATACAGGACCAGTTAAACAAAG CTGGGCAGTGTTTGGCTTCCCAGAATAAGGGAAGGAGCAAAAAGTTCTCTCTGTCAGA AAAAACCTGTGTCTCTGTGACTTCTGTCTTGGCTCTGCTGCTCGTGATCAGCGCCCTGGGAAACGCAGGCCTTTTTCTCAAGGCGCGGTCAGAGAGGCACCGTGAGAGCGGCCGCTATCTCTACCAGCCCCTGAGGGAGATGAACGGGGAAGCCAGTCACCCCTCCACATCTGCTGCCTGCGAGCCAGAAGATCCCCAGGACCAGAGTCAGGCGCTCCTCCAGAGTCCCGGATGA
- the ALG1 gene encoding chitobiosyldiphosphodolichol beta-mannosyltransferase isoform X1, producing MAAGGGTLALLVLVVVLVLLLWRRRAAGGAGRVCVAVLGDLGRSPRMQYHALSLARHGHSVELLGYLQSRPHGDVLRSRRIRLVPVADLRGLRVGPKLFQYVIKVIVQAIQLLYTMLKIDQPSYILLQNPPGLPSIAVAWVACLFWRSKLIIDWHNYGYTIMSLNHGRNHPLVQIAKWYEKLFGRLSDYNLCVTNAMKEDLWVNCNIKAVTLYDKPASYFKETSLELQHHLYMKLAKNYEAFKPRTESLSWKAERSAFTEMDEKNGRVVKTKGRPALLISSTSWTEDEDFSVLLKALEDYEQYINEGVKLPPLVCVITGKGPLKDYYNGLINKMHFKHIQICTPWLEAEDYPLLLGSADLGVCLHKSSSGLDLPMKVVDMFGCCLPVCAIYFECLHELVKHNENGLIFRDSNELAEQLKMLFSEFPTLEGKLHSFRKNLRASKQLRWDESWDQTVLPLLGQNE from the exons atggcggcgggcggcgggacgCTGgcgctgctggtgctggtggtggtgctggtgctgctgttatggcggcggcgggcggcgggcggtgcGGGCCGGGTGTGCGTGGCGGTGCTGGGCGACCTGGGCCGCAGTCCGCGGATGCAGTACCACGCTCTGTCGCTGGCCCGGCACGGACACAGCGTCGAGTTGTTGGGCTACCTCC AGAGCAGGCCGCACGGCGACGTGCTGCGGAGCCGGAGGATACGGCTGGTGCCCGTGGCGGATCTGCGGGGGCTGCGAG TTGGCCCGAAGCTTTTCCAGTATGTCATAAAAGTCATTGTGCAGGCAATACAATTACTGTACACAATGCTGAAGATAGATCAGCCGTCCTATATTCTTCTTCAG AATCCTCCAGGCTTACCCAGTATAGCTGTTGCCTGGGTCGCATGTCTTTTCTGGAGGAGCAAACTGATAATTGATTGGCACAACTATGGATATACTATAATGAGTCTGAATCATGGAAGAAATCACCCACTAGTACAAATTGCAAAATG GTACGAAAAGCTGTTTGGGCGTTTGTCTGACTATAACTTGTGCGTCACTAATGCAATGAAAGAAGATCTATGGGTGAATTGTAACATAAA GGCAGTAACACTGTATGACAAGCCAGCTTCTTATTTCAAGGAAACTTCGTTAGAACTTCAACATCATTTGTACATGAAACTTGCCAAAAACTATGAGGCTTTTAAACCACG TACAGAGTCTCTCAGTTGGAAGGCCGAGAGGTCTGCCTTTACagaaatggatgaaaaaaatgGGCGCGTGGTAAAAACCAAAGGACGGCCAGCTCTTCTAATCAGCAGCACAAGCTGGACAG AGGATGAAGACTTTTCAGtccttttaaaagctttagaaG ATTATGAGCAGTATATCAATGAAGGAGTCAAGCTTCCACCTTTAGTATGTGTGATAACAG gTAAAGGACCTCTAAAAGACTACTACAATGGACTGATAAACAAAATGCACTTTAAACATATCCAGATCTGTACACCGTGGCTTGAAGCTGAGGATTACCCTCTTTTGCTTG GCTCCGCAGACCTGGGGGTGTGTCTCCATAAATCATCGAGTGGTTTGGATTTACCCATGAAGGTGGTAGATATGTTCGGCTGTTGTTTACCTGTGTGTGCAATATATTTTGAATG TTTACATGAACTTGTGAAACACAATGAAAATGGTCTGATATTCAGGGACTCGAATGAACTTGCAGAACAACTAAAG ATGCTTTTCTCAGAATTTCCTACCCTGGAGGGCAAACttcacagcttcagaaaaaatcTCCGTGCGTCCAAGCAGCTGCGCTGGGATGAGAGTTGGGACCAGactgttcttcctttgcttgGGCAGAATGAATGA